In the Alkaliphilus oremlandii OhILAs genome, one interval contains:
- a CDS encoding ABC transporter permease — translation MSNFKRFLANKKNHNFLIPIIAILSGFLFGSIIMVLTGLNPKDLFISIIRAVSGVDVNNIGTSKKVFNARYVGEYLVTVMPLVLTGLSSAFAFRTGLFNIGGEGQVLVGSFFATYAALMFDLPSFLLVPTVMVAGMIGGAIWGFIPGVLKAKFNVSEVVVTIMLNYVGLYSTNYFLKQLPGSTNTRTVDFPTESLLKSDFLSRLTSGSRLHYGFIVVILSVLAFWFIIEKTTFGYELKSVGFNPFASRYAGMKVERNAALSMTIAGAFSGLAGAILVAGTFGYGRILASFENYGFEGLAVALVGNSTGSGTVLGALLFGALKAAQPIMQVNRIPRDIAIIIISSIVVFIAMRNGIKLLLERIKIKEVEK, via the coding sequence ATGAGTAACTTTAAGAGGTTTTTAGCAAATAAAAAAAATCATAATTTTCTTATTCCAATCATTGCTATTTTATCTGGATTTTTATTTGGCTCCATTATTATGGTTCTGACAGGATTAAATCCAAAGGATTTATTTATTTCTATTATTAGAGCTGTAAGTGGTGTGGATGTCAACAATATTGGAACGAGTAAAAAGGTTTTCAACGCGAGATACGTTGGGGAATATTTAGTGACAGTAATGCCGTTGGTATTAACTGGATTATCTTCTGCTTTTGCTTTTAGAACAGGTCTTTTTAACATCGGAGGCGAAGGACAAGTATTGGTAGGTTCTTTCTTTGCAACTTATGCAGCCTTAATGTTTGATTTGCCTAGCTTTTTATTGGTACCTACAGTGATGGTGGCAGGTATGATAGGCGGTGCTATTTGGGGTTTCATCCCAGGTGTGCTCAAAGCTAAATTTAACGTAAGTGAAGTTGTTGTTACGATTATGCTAAACTACGTTGGGTTATATTCCACCAACTATTTCTTAAAACAGCTCCCAGGCAGTACCAATACACGTACTGTGGATTTTCCCACAGAAAGTCTTTTAAAGAGTGATTTTCTATCTCGTTTAACCAGTGGCTCAAGATTACATTATGGATTTATCGTTGTAATACTATCCGTTCTTGCTTTTTGGTTTATCATAGAAAAAACAACCTTTGGGTATGAATTGAAATCCGTTGGATTCAACCCATTTGCCTCTAGATATGCAGGAATGAAGGTTGAGCGAAATGCTGCGCTATCTATGACTATCGCCGGTGCATTTTCAGGGTTGGCCGGTGCGATTTTAGTAGCTGGAACCTTTGGTTATGGACGTATTTTAGCCAGCTTTGAAAACTATGGATTTGAAGGACTAGCCGTTGCCTTAGTTGGAAATAGTACAGGCTCTGGTACGGTTCTCGGTGCACTTTTATTTGGTGCATTAAAAGCAGCGCAACCAATCATGCAGGTCAATCGAATTCCTCGTGATATTGCGATTATCATTATATCTTCTATTGTAGTTTTCATTGCCATGAGAAATGGAATCAAGCTACTTCTGGAGAGAATCAAGATAAAGGAGGTTGAAAAATAA
- the rpoN gene encoding RNA polymerase factor sigma-54 produces MKMGFNLQLEQSQKLIMTPQLQQAIQILQFNSLELEEFIAEQLEKNPVLENDAEKEHNELWDSKIEDKIKEINWKEYIEDFNNYSYTKSNYQNEDNEFNYENIISNKSSLQEYLLFQYSLTLLDRKYFEIGEYLINSIDDRGYLTVTIKDVTEHFNEEENIVESILQIIQSFDPPGVGARTIEECLLLQLRFLDVKDEKIYQLIKEYLPEIAANKYPLLAKKLGVTIEQLQGYCDFIKTLEPKPGRMFESNLNRYITPDITVKKLDEEYILLTNDFDEPRLKIREDYRTMIISEDENSEVAKFLNNQFNSAAWLIRSIEQRKQTIYKVAEVIVEKQKGFFEKGKKFLVPMTLKEVAEEISVHESTVSRATNGKYMETPHGTFELKFFFTGGVESDEGMGISSESIKSFIRDIIKVEDPKKPLSDDKIVSELERKGISISRRTVAKYRDEMGILSSSKRKRY; encoded by the coding sequence ATGAAAATGGGATTTAATTTGCAGTTAGAACAATCTCAAAAATTAATTATGACTCCTCAATTACAACAAGCAATACAAATTTTGCAGTTCAACTCTTTAGAGCTGGAGGAATTTATTGCTGAGCAGTTAGAAAAAAATCCTGTATTGGAGAATGATGCAGAGAAGGAACATAATGAACTATGGGACTCAAAAATAGAAGATAAAATAAAAGAGATCAACTGGAAGGAATATATCGAAGATTTTAACAACTATTCCTATACAAAAAGTAATTATCAGAATGAAGACAATGAGTTCAATTATGAAAATATCATCTCCAATAAATCATCGTTACAAGAATATTTGTTATTTCAGTATAGCTTGACCTTACTAGATAGAAAATACTTTGAAATAGGGGAATATTTAATCAATAGTATCGATGATAGAGGCTATTTAACAGTGACCATTAAGGATGTAACCGAACATTTTAATGAAGAAGAAAATATTGTGGAAAGTATTTTACAAATAATTCAAAGCTTCGATCCTCCAGGAGTAGGAGCAAGAACCATAGAAGAGTGCCTATTATTACAATTGCGATTTTTAGATGTGAAAGATGAGAAAATTTATCAATTAATAAAAGAATATTTACCTGAAATTGCTGCCAATAAGTATCCTCTTTTAGCCAAGAAACTTGGTGTCACCATTGAACAGCTTCAAGGATATTGCGATTTTATCAAAACCTTGGAGCCGAAACCTGGTCGAATGTTTGAATCGAATTTGAATCGATATATTACACCAGACATTACCGTTAAAAAGCTGGATGAAGAATATATTTTATTGACCAATGATTTTGACGAGCCTCGTTTAAAGATCAGAGAGGATTATAGAACGATGATCATTTCTGAGGATGAAAATTCGGAAGTTGCTAAATTTTTAAATAACCAATTCAACTCTGCTGCCTGGCTTATACGGAGCATTGAACAAAGAAAGCAAACGATTTACAAGGTAGCGGAAGTTATTGTAGAAAAGCAAAAGGGATTTTTTGAAAAAGGAAAGAAATTCTTAGTGCCAATGACCTTAAAAGAGGTGGCAGAAGAAATTAGCGTTCATGAATCCACTGTCAGTAGAGCTACAAACGGAAAATATATGGAAACACCACACGGTACCTTTGAACTAAAGTTTTTCTTCACCGGAGGCGTTGAAAGTGACGAAGGAATGGGAATTTCTTCCGAGAGCATCAAAAGCTTTATCAGAGATATCATTAAAGTGGAGGATCCGAAGAAGCCCCTCAGTGACGATAAAATTGTGAGTGAATTAGAAAGAAAAGGAATCAGTATTTCTAGGAGAACCGTTGCAAAATATAGAGATGAGATGGGGATATTGTCCTCTTCTAAAAGAAAAAGATATTAA
- a CDS encoding phosphoglycerate kinase yields MLRKKTLKDLEMKGKKVLVRCDFNVPMDKEGKITDDIRIRAAMPTVEYILENGGSVILMSHLGRPNGEPNPKYSLEPVSKRISELIGREVKFSDDDRVVGESTQKLASELKEGEVLLLQNVRYRKEEEKNEDAFSKELASLADLYVNDAFGTAHRAHSSTAGVASFLPSAMGYLIEKEVGFMGKALESPERPFVAILGGAKVSDKIGVIENLMEKVDALIIGGGMAYTFIKAQGFEVGKSLLEEDKVSLAADLIKKAKEKNIELLLPVDTVVAKEFAAEAQHWTVNSSSMPAETMGLDIGDKTIALFSEKIKEAKTVIWNGPMGVFEMPAFAKGTKEVAKALANSGAITIIGGGDSAAAVEQLGFADRMTHISTGGGASLEFLEGKILPGINVLENK; encoded by the coding sequence ATGCTTAGAAAAAAAACATTGAAAGATTTAGAAATGAAAGGTAAAAAGGTGTTAGTCAGATGTGATTTTAATGTTCCTATGGATAAGGAAGGTAAAATCACAGATGATATTAGAATCAGAGCCGCTATGCCAACTGTAGAATATATTCTAGAAAATGGGGGTTCTGTTATATTGATGTCTCATTTAGGAAGACCCAATGGAGAACCGAATCCTAAGTATTCATTAGAGCCTGTATCGAAAAGAATTTCAGAATTAATTGGAAGAGAAGTAAAGTTTTCTGATGATGATAGGGTCGTTGGAGAGTCTACACAAAAATTAGCCAGCGAATTAAAAGAAGGTGAAGTTTTATTACTTCAAAACGTTCGATATAGAAAAGAAGAAGAAAAAAACGAAGATGCATTTTCAAAGGAATTAGCATCCCTTGCAGATCTATATGTAAATGATGCCTTTGGAACAGCCCATAGAGCACATTCATCCACTGCTGGTGTTGCTTCATTTTTACCTTCCGCTATGGGGTATTTAATTGAAAAAGAAGTAGGGTTTATGGGGAAGGCATTAGAATCGCCTGAAAGACCATTTGTTGCTATCTTAGGTGGTGCTAAAGTTTCTGATAAAATTGGTGTGATTGAAAACTTAATGGAAAAAGTCGATGCATTGATTATTGGTGGTGGTATGGCTTATACCTTTATTAAGGCACAAGGTTTTGAAGTAGGAAAATCTCTGCTGGAAGAGGATAAAGTAAGCTTAGCTGCTGACTTGATAAAAAAGGCAAAAGAGAAAAATATTGAGCTGTTACTTCCTGTAGATACAGTTGTTGCAAAAGAATTTGCAGCAGAGGCGCAGCACTGGACTGTAAACAGTAGCAGTATGCCAGCAGAAACCATGGGATTAGATATTGGTGATAAGACCATCGCTCTATTTTCTGAAAAGATCAAAGAAGCGAAGACTGTAATTTGGAATGGACCGATGGGTGTATTTGAAATGCCTGCATTTGCAAAAGGAACAAAGGAAGTAGCGAAGGCTTTGGCAAACAGTGGCGCTATTACAATCATCGGCGGTGGAGACAGTGCTGCAGCAGTGGAGCAATTGGGCTTTGCAGATAGAATGACCCATATATCCACAGGTGGCGGAGCATCTTTAGAATTTTTAGAAGGAAAGATACTACCGGGGATCAACGTATTAGAAAATAAATAA
- a CDS encoding ABC transporter permease produces MDTVYSMLVLTLIFSTPIMIASLGGLFSERSGVVNIALDGLMMFGGFGAATALVYLEKSTSLAPWIALLVGTVVGALVSIIHAYLSIDLNADQIISGTAINLLATGATIYLAQILFGQQRTPNFTGSFRKTTYPVLSDIPVIGDIFFKNIYPTVYVAFILILAGWYLVYKTPFGLRLRAAGENPHAVDSMGVSVRKMRYIGVIISGALAGLGGGILVLTQDTQYTVVSISGTGFIALAALVFGRWKPMGILGAGLFFGFSKIFSIYSNSFSMLKKLPNEFFFALPYLLTIVALVIFSRQSVGPKAAGKSYDKGQR; encoded by the coding sequence ATGGATACAGTTTATTCAATGCTAGTTCTAACACTTATTTTTTCAACACCAATCATGATTGCTTCTCTCGGCGGCTTATTTTCAGAGCGAAGTGGTGTCGTTAATATCGCTCTCGATGGATTGATGATGTTTGGTGGATTTGGAGCGGCAACAGCCTTGGTTTATTTAGAGAAATCAACATCCTTAGCTCCTTGGATCGCTCTTCTTGTAGGGACCGTGGTTGGTGCGTTGGTTTCCATCATCCATGCATATTTAAGTATCGATTTAAATGCGGACCAGATCATATCCGGTACTGCAATTAACCTATTAGCAACAGGTGCTACGATTTATTTGGCACAAATACTTTTTGGACAACAAAGAACACCGAACTTTACAGGTAGTTTTAGAAAAACTACCTATCCAGTTTTAAGTGATATTCCAGTAATTGGTGATATCTTCTTTAAAAATATCTATCCTACCGTATATGTTGCATTTATATTAATCCTTGCTGGGTGGTATCTGGTATATAAGACACCGTTTGGATTAAGGTTGAGAGCAGCAGGGGAGAACCCTCATGCAGTGGATAGTATGGGAGTCAGTGTTCGTAAAATGAGATATATTGGCGTTATCATATCCGGTGCCCTAGCAGGTCTTGGCGGTGGCATTCTAGTTCTAACACAGGATACACAGTATACTGTTGTAAGTATTAGTGGAACAGGGTTTATAGCCTTAGCTGCTTTAGTATTCGGTAGATGGAAGCCAATGGGAATCCTTGGAGCTGGACTATTCTTTGGGTTCTCTAAAATATTCAGTATTTATTCCAATAGCTTCTCCATGCTAAAAAAATTGCCAAACGAATTTTTCTTTGCACTACCGTATCTATTAACCATTGTGGCACTGGTAATCTTCAGTAGACAGTCTGTTGGACCGAAAGCTGCAGGAAAGTCTTACGATAAAGGGCAAAGATAA
- a CDS encoding sugar-binding transcriptional regulator, which produces MNTMIDLQRKIVPEIFPILEKRYNILKNIDALGPIGRRNLAIKLSMGERIVRAEVDLLKELGLVEINAVGMKITEEGKELLQDLTEVMYSIDGMDRIEEELQRKLQIKKVIIVPGNVEEDGILKNIGKATAKLIESSITENTKIGITGGNTMAAVAEELTQHTKKQNITVYPARGGLGKQVEIQANTIAAKMASKLNGNYELLHASDTLSSQTMEILLKDKEIKEVIENIKSVDLLIFGIGRADTMANRREFSKEIIEKLEESKAVSEAFGYYFNQHGDIVYETNSMGIKLEDFHKIKEVIGVAGGKDKAEAIGAICSLRKSMILVIDEAAAKELLQLN; this is translated from the coding sequence ATGAACACCATGATTGACCTGCAAAGGAAAATTGTACCTGAGATTTTTCCAATACTAGAAAAACGCTATAACATCCTTAAAAATATAGATGCTCTAGGGCCAATTGGGCGAAGAAATCTAGCTATTAAATTGTCCATGGGTGAGAGAATTGTAAGAGCCGAAGTGGATTTACTGAAAGAGCTAGGGTTGGTAGAAATAAATGCAGTGGGTATGAAGATCACAGAAGAAGGGAAAGAATTATTACAGGACCTAACGGAAGTGATGTACTCCATTGATGGAATGGATCGAATCGAAGAGGAATTGCAAAGAAAATTACAGATAAAGAAAGTGATCATTGTACCAGGAAATGTTGAAGAGGATGGGATATTAAAAAATATAGGAAAAGCCACAGCCAAGCTTATCGAAAGTTCGATCACTGAAAATACTAAAATCGGTATTACTGGAGGAAACACCATGGCTGCCGTTGCTGAAGAATTGACGCAGCATACCAAAAAGCAGAATATTACAGTATATCCCGCTCGAGGTGGACTTGGAAAGCAAGTGGAGATTCAGGCCAATACCATCGCAGCAAAGATGGCAAGTAAGCTCAATGGCAATTACGAATTATTGCATGCATCAGACACGTTGAGTAGCCAAACCATGGAGATCCTATTAAAAGACAAAGAGATTAAAGAAGTCATTGAAAACATAAAATCTGTAGATTTACTGATATTTGGTATTGGAAGAGCTGATACCATGGCAAACCGCAGGGAATTTTCAAAAGAAATTATAGAAAAATTAGAAGAGAGCAAAGCAGTGTCAGAAGCATTCGGTTATTACTTTAATCAGCATGGGGATATTGTGTATGAAACAAATTCTATGGGAATCAAGCTGGAAGATTTTCACAAGATTAAAGAAGTAATCGGTGTTGCTGGGGGTAAGGATAAGGCAGAGGCCATAGGCGCAATTTGTAGCTTGAGAAAGTCAATGATATTGGTCATTGATGAAGCAGCGGCAAAAGAACTATTACAATTAAATTAG
- the gap gene encoding type I glyceraldehyde-3-phosphate dehydrogenase codes for MKTKVAINGFGRIGRNVFKVAMSQDTTWDIVAINDLTDPKTLAHLLKYDSLFGKFNGEVESTADSIIVNGKEIKIFAEKDPERLPWGELGVDLVIESTGIFRSKKDVSKHMNAGAKKVLITSPAKDEDITIVMGVNEEDYDAANHNVISNASCTTNCIAPVAKLLDENFTIKRGLMTTIHAYTNDQRILDLPHSDLRRARAAGESIIPTTTGAAEAVALVLPQLKGKLSGLAMRVPTPTVSVVDLVLELEKSTDKEEINRIFEAAAKGSLKGILDYSDLPLVSIDYKQDPHSSIVDGLSTMTMEGNMIKVVAWYDNEWGYSTRVVDLVSYIVEKGIK; via the coding sequence ATGAAAACTAAGGTAGCGATTAATGGATTTGGAAGAATTGGTAGAAATGTATTCAAAGTTGCAATGAGTCAAGATACGACATGGGATATTGTTGCCATCAATGATTTAACAGATCCTAAAACATTGGCTCATTTATTAAAGTACGACAGTTTATTCGGAAAGTTTAACGGAGAAGTTGAAAGCACGGCGGATTCTATCATCGTGAATGGAAAAGAGATTAAGATCTTTGCAGAAAAAGATCCAGAAAGATTACCTTGGGGTGAGCTTGGTGTAGATTTAGTCATCGAGTCTACAGGAATCTTCAGAAGCAAAAAAGATGTGAGCAAACATATGAACGCTGGTGCTAAAAAAGTATTGATTACTTCCCCTGCAAAGGACGAAGATATTACCATTGTTATGGGTGTAAATGAGGAGGATTATGATGCAGCTAATCATAATGTAATTTCTAATGCGTCTTGTACAACGAATTGTATTGCACCAGTAGCGAAGCTATTGGATGAAAATTTTACAATTAAAAGAGGTTTGATGACGACAATCCACGCGTATACAAATGATCAGAGAATCTTAGACCTGCCACATAGTGACCTAAGAAGAGCAAGAGCGGCAGGGGAATCCATCATACCCACCACTACGGGAGCAGCCGAAGCTGTTGCATTGGTTCTACCACAACTAAAAGGTAAATTAAGCGGTTTAGCCATGAGAGTGCCGACGCCTACAGTATCTGTAGTAGATTTAGTGTTAGAGCTGGAAAAGTCCACAGACAAAGAGGAAATCAATCGAATTTTTGAAGCGGCTGCAAAGGGAAGTTTAAAGGGAATTTTAGATTATTCAGACCTGCCATTGGTTTCTATCGATTACAAGCAGGACCCTCACTCTAGTATTGTAGACGGATTAAGCACCATGACCATGGAAGGAAATATGATAAAAGTCGTTGCTTGGTATGATAATGAATGGGGATATTCAACAAGAGTTGTAGACCTAGTAAGTTATATCGTAGAAAAGGGAATAAAATAA
- the gpmI gene encoding 2,3-bisphosphoglycerate-independent phosphoglycerate mutase — translation MKKPVALIILDGFGIRENQFGNAIKTANLPNYNSYIENYPNTQIAASGLDVGLPPGQMGNSEVGHLNIGAGRVVYQELTRITREIELGNFYKNPVFLEIISSVKKKGKKLHLMGLLSDGGVHSHMEHLFALIEIAKQEGLEEVYIHCFLDGRDTPPKSAMQYISDLQDKINEIGVGRIATVSGRYYAMDRDKRWERVKLAYDALVLGKGLVASDPLDAVVSAYNRDEMDEFVLPTVIPNEKGDSDRIEAEDGVIFFNFRPDRARQITRALVDQDFQGFEREKGYFPLDYVTMTVYDNAIQNVKVAYEPHLLRNTLGEYISKKGLNQLRIAETEKYAHVTFFFNGGIEVPNVNEQRLLIPSPQVATYDLQPEMSAYELTNQLIEKIDEDQYDLIIVNYANPDMVGHTGKLDAVVKALETVDTCLATVVNKLVSKGGSAIITSDHGNSEDMINEENGTAITAHTTNPVPLIVIGQGDIKLREGGRLADIAPTLLDILGLEKPSEMEGNTLIYK, via the coding sequence ATGAAAAAGCCTGTTGCACTAATTATTTTAGATGGCTTCGGAATCAGAGAAAATCAATTTGGAAATGCTATAAAAACAGCAAACCTCCCAAATTATAATAGCTATATAGAGAACTATCCCAATACACAGATTGCTGCCAGTGGCTTAGATGTGGGGCTGCCCCCAGGACAGATGGGAAACTCGGAAGTAGGTCATCTCAATATTGGAGCAGGTAGAGTCGTTTACCAAGAGCTGACCAGAATTACGAGAGAAATTGAACTAGGAAATTTTTATAAGAATCCTGTATTTCTAGAGATTATTTCATCTGTGAAAAAGAAAGGGAAGAAGCTGCATTTAATGGGGCTTCTTTCTGACGGTGGCGTACATAGTCATATGGAACATTTATTTGCATTAATAGAGATCGCTAAACAGGAAGGCCTCGAAGAAGTTTATATTCACTGTTTTTTAGACGGAAGAGATACGCCGCCAAAGAGTGCAATGCAATATATTTCTGATTTACAGGATAAAATTAATGAAATCGGAGTTGGAAGAATTGCAACGGTCTCTGGAAGATACTATGCAATGGATCGGGATAAACGATGGGAGCGAGTAAAACTTGCTTACGATGCTTTAGTGTTAGGAAAAGGGCTTGTAGCGTCAGACCCATTGGATGCAGTTGTTAGTGCCTATAATCGTGATGAAATGGACGAATTTGTCTTGCCAACTGTAATACCCAATGAAAAAGGAGATTCCGATAGAATTGAAGCAGAGGATGGCGTCATATTCTTCAACTTTAGGCCGGACCGTGCTAGACAGATAACCAGGGCATTGGTAGATCAAGATTTCCAAGGCTTTGAAAGGGAAAAAGGCTATTTTCCACTGGATTATGTTACTATGACAGTATACGATAATGCCATTCAGAATGTAAAAGTCGCCTATGAGCCCCATCTCTTAAGAAATACGTTGGGGGAATATATCAGCAAAAAAGGATTAAATCAGCTTCGAATCGCAGAAACGGAAAAATATGCCCATGTTACATTCTTTTTTAACGGCGGCATCGAGGTACCAAATGTCAATGAACAGCGACTGCTGATTCCTTCTCCACAGGTAGCGACCTATGACTTGCAACCAGAAATGAGTGCTTACGAGCTAACGAATCAATTGATAGAAAAAATTGATGAGGATCAATACGATCTGATCATTGTCAATTATGCCAATCCAGATATGGTCGGTCATACAGGAAAGTTAGATGCAGTTGTAAAAGCTTTAGAGACCGTAGATACATGCCTTGCCACCGTGGTCAATAAGCTTGTATCGAAAGGTGGAAGTGCCATCATTACATCGGATCATGGCAATTCAGAGGATATGATCAACGAAGAAAATGGTACGGCCATAACGGCTCATACAACGAATCCTGTGCCTTTGATTGTTATTGGACAGGGAGACATCAAGTTAAGAGAAGGCGGTCGCCTTGCAGATATTGCACCGACCCTATTGGACATCCTAGGTTTAGAAAAACCAAGTGAAATGGAAGGAAACACTTTGATATATAAATAG
- the tpiA gene encoding triose-phosphate isomerase, with the protein MRKPIIAGNWKMNKVSKEALDLVNQIKDEVHKTEVEVVVCCPFTVLSQVQKALVGTNLKLGAQNMHWEEDGAYTGEISANMLKDIGVEYVILGHSERRQYFNETDETVNKKVKKAIKENLKPIVCIGESLEEREANQTFDVIKKQLLGAFEGVPAEAMDNVVLAYEPIWAIGTGKTASSEEAQTVIAYIRSLIEEKYGVDISEEVRIQYGGSVKASNATEIMNETDIDGALVGGASLKAEEFLGIINF; encoded by the coding sequence GTGCGAAAACCGATTATTGCTGGAAATTGGAAGATGAATAAAGTATCGAAAGAGGCTTTGGACCTTGTAAATCAAATAAAAGATGAAGTACATAAAACTGAAGTTGAGGTTGTTGTATGCTGTCCATTTACTGTTCTTAGCCAGGTTCAGAAAGCATTAGTAGGAACCAATTTAAAGCTAGGAGCCCAAAATATGCACTGGGAAGAAGATGGCGCTTATACTGGAGAAATATCAGCGAATATGTTGAAGGATATTGGCGTAGAATATGTAATCTTAGGACATTCTGAAAGAAGACAGTACTTCAATGAAACAGATGAAACTGTGAATAAAAAAGTGAAGAAAGCCATCAAAGAAAATTTGAAGCCGATTGTATGCATTGGGGAAAGCTTAGAAGAAAGAGAAGCCAATCAAACCTTCGATGTGATTAAAAAACAACTTTTAGGGGCTTTTGAAGGCGTTCCTGCTGAAGCCATGGACAATGTGGTATTAGCCTACGAGCCAATATGGGCGATTGGAACAGGAAAAACAGCATCCTCTGAAGAGGCACAAACGGTAATCGCCTATATTCGCTCTTTGATAGAAGAAAAATATGGCGTAGATATTTCAGAAGAAGTTAGAATTCAGTACGGTGGCAGTGTGAAAGCATCCAATGCTACAGAGATTATGAATGAAACGGATATTGATGGTGCATTAGTTGGTGGTGCAAGCCTAAAGGCAGAGGAGTTTTTAGGAATCATCAATTTCTAG